In Desulfosporosinus youngiae DSM 17734, the genomic stretch CGCGAACACGCTGAAGCTGTTCCTCAAAATACTCCTCTGCCAGAATTGAGCCGCCATTTTTTAAGCGTTCATCGTCCATGGCAAATCCCTTGATCGTGTACTCCTTCACGATTTGATTCGCCCATTTGCGGAATTGAACGGCTCGTTCATTGTTTACTTTAAAGCCGATAGCAATGATCATTTGCAAATTATAATGCTTAACATCGCGCGAGACTTGGCGCGATCCCTCTGTTTGAACTATCCGGAAATTCCGGATAGTTGCTCCCATTTCTAATTCATTATCTTCATATATCTTTTGTATATGCTCATTTATTGTACGGACATCTACGTCATATAGCGTTGCTAGCATCTTCTGCGTAAGCCAAATATTTTCGTCTTCATAACGCATTTCAAAGCTTTGAGGATTATCGCCCGTAGCCGCAACATATGTAAGGTATTCGGCCGCACTGGAACGGATGGTAATTTCGTTTTTCTTCTTCTTCACCATTAGATTTTTACCTCCACCCTTTAATAACCAATCAGTAACTACAATTTGTAGTCAACCAAATTTACCAAACATATGTTCTGTGCGCAACCTTGTTTCATCAGCCTCATACATTTGCTCTTCAGCCATGCCTCATTGGCATTGATTTCACTGGGTTTATCAGCAATGTCATTTGTTCTGTATCCTCAAGGGTAGCACTTAGATGTCATAGTTCCTGCTAAAACCCTTTATTTTCAACGGGTTTAAGCCTGTTCAAGGGTCACCACACACTCAACATGAACCGTCCACGGAAACATATCTACCGGCTGCACCTCAGCCACCCGGTATCCCCCGCTCTGCAGTATCTCCAAATCACGTGCCAACGTCCCCGGATCACAGGAGACATAAATGATCTGATCCGGTCCCAATTCCAGCAATCGATCCAGCACTCTCTTGTGTGCTCCGGCCCGGGGCGGATCGAGAACCACAATATCCGGACGATCGATGATTTGCCGGAAAGTATCTTCCACTTTGCCAGCAATAAACTCTGCATTATTAATTCCGTTACGCCTGGCATTTTCCCGGGCATCTGCCACAGCGTAAGGATTTTCTTCGATTCCCCAAACCTTTTTAGCTTTGGACGCCAAGGCCAAGGTAATAGTCCCGATTCCGCAGTAAAGATCCCAAGCAACTTTCTCTGTTGAAAGCTCTGCCCAATCCAGCACTGTGCTATAAAGTCTGCGGGTCTGAGTTAGGTTGACTTGCAGGAACGCCAGAGGGGAGATCTTAAACTCCCCTCCCAGCACATCCTCCGTAAAATCCCCTTGACCGGCGATGCGCTCCGGCTCTCCTGAACTGTTGATCCCCCAAACCCAGCGGAGCCCTGCACCTGCTTCCTTTGCGGGTTCTGCCCCCTTCCATTCTTTGCCCGGACCAACCCATTCTCCCAGCTTCTGGGCAACTGGCCAAGAAACATCTGCCAGAAAAGTATCCGGCAGGGAGTCCAGAATCAGCATCCCTTCTCCCCGGGAATTTTCCCGGAAGGTCATCGAGGTCAGCTGTGGGAAGGATTTCCTATCCCCTTTGCCCAGAAGCTCTTCTGCTTCTCGGACCCAGCGATTCATCTCCTCACTGATCAAAAGACAGTCGGCAAAGGGAACCGTCGCTTTGCTTTTTTCCTGGTAATAGCCCAGGATACCTTGTTCCCCATAGTGCAGCCGGGCTTTATTGCGGTAACGCCAGGGATCATCCATCCCAATGGTCGGCTGAATCGTTACACTATCCAGCGGGATTTTGCCGATCCTGACCAGAGCGTCTGCCACCCACTGCTTCTTCCAAGCCAAGGTCTGCTCATACTTCAGGTGCTGCAGCTGGCAGCCGCCGCAGACAGAAAATACACTGCAAGGCGGCTTGACCCGGTCTGCAGATGCTTTCAGAATTCCCAGCAGTTTTCCCCTCTGCCAGTTCTTCTTCACTTCCACAATCTGAACCTGGCCAATTTCCCCAGGCAGCAAACCAGGCACAAAGGTAGCTTTGCCTTCATAATATCCCACAGCCATTCCCTCTGAGGTAAGACGAAGGACTTCTAAATCAATAACCTTATTAATAACGCCGCCGGCAGCGTTGTTTTTCCCATTGACCGGATACTTTGATTTCACGGTTTTTTTCCTCCCAACCATATTCCAGTTCATTGTAAACCAAGGCGTCCCTCCTGTCCAACAGCTTCCCCTAGCAAAACCATAGGGCATGATCCCCTCCCCAGCTTGGATTCATGCCCTATGATTATTCTATCTCAAGTTTATTTTGCATTATTTATAGTAAACATTAGCGTTGCATAAAGTAATCAGCAAATAGTCAAATCACCAATACTGTAGGAAACAAGAGAAAAACAATGGAATCGGTCAACATTCCCGATTACTGCTGTAAACTAATAAAAAATCCATCATACTGTGAGAAATCGTCAAACAAGATGCTTTCGACAAACTCATGAATGTCTTCCAGGGCACTCGGTCATCCATGGCCGGCGTCCACTAAAGCAGCACCTGGAACGCAGGAAAAAAATAGAGTATCCTAAGGAATACGTCTTATTCTGTTCAAAAATTCTGCCATTATCTGAACAAATTTATCCGGATGCTCGAAATGAATATCGTGGCCGGATTTTATAGTTGTCATCTCATTTCCTTTGATAAGGCTATGCACCTTTTCAGCATCTTCGTCACTGTTAGCTGCATAAAGTACCCCATCCTTGCCGTATTGGGTGGCTGCCTTGATATATACGGAAGGACAGTTGATTTGGGACAAGGTTTTTTGCTGATTAAACCCTTCAAACCATGAGCCTGTATAAAAAGTCTCTGAAAAGCCCAGGTCAAAGTCGTCCAAATAAAGCGTCCCATGAATCCATTGATAGGGTACGTACCATAATTTTAACGGTTCTCCCGGGTGTTCGGCCCGATACTTCCTTGCACTCGCCGCGACAAATTTTCGCAAGTCGCCAAACATTCCCCATAAATAGCTATTTTCCATATAGTACACTACATAATCATCCGTACCGGTTTGCTTTCTAAAGTTATGCACTGTTTCAAAGTTCTCCAGCCAGACAAAGGTATTCTGCATTTCTTCCGGCTCCACACTAAAAAACGGCGGATCTTCCAGCACGATCCCTAAAACATCTTGCGGGGCATTGGCGGCGATCCAGGCTGCTAAGATACCGCCGGAAGAATGGCCTGATACCACGCATGGTTCCCCAATGACATTTTCAATAAACCGGACAAAATCCTGCCCCATGGCAACCCCGGTATACTTTGCAGAATCATGACTGGATTCCCCATGGCCATGACAATCGATGGCATAGACATGATAATACTCAGACAATCCCGGCAGGACTCTTGCATAATCTTCCCATTCCATAGACTGCCCGTGTATTAACAAAAGGGCTGGTCCATTATCCGGTCCTTCAGCATAATTAAGTATGGTTCCTCCGGCAAGAGTTATTTGCTTTTCCTGATAACCCGCCTTATAGGTTTTCTCTAATGGCCTTTTGTCATAATTCATATTCTTATAAGCATAAATACCAAGAGCACTTGCAGCAGCTGCAATGATAATGCCCAGCGCAAGCAATACTTTTTTCAGCACTTTAATTTCCCCTTTACCAGCTGTTGTCCTTGATCCCTTTCTCTACCTCTCATTCACTCCGCTACTCCCCCGGTATGCTGCCAATACTTTACATAGCCTTTAGAGAAGAAGCTTTTTCTTTTGATACGATATAACTTTGATACGATGTAAATTATAGGTAAAAAACAGAAAAACTACCTGTATCAAAATTACGTAGGTAGTTTCTACACTTTTGTTGCTTATTATATGATTACAGAGAGAATTATAACTGCGACTTGCTCTCATACTATCTATGGGGCAACCTCGCATGTATGGTTGTTCTGGTTAGTCCAAATCAATAAGTGATAAAGGCCATGCCTGACACTTACCGACTTATTCGTAAATTCCACAGCAGGCTTGAAACTCAGAATACCTTATATTATACTTTAACCATTCCGTTTAAATGGAGGGATTACGTGTGTTGATTTTTTCCCGATAAAGAAAGCCTGCAAATAATTGCATCTTTTAACTCTGCCTGCTGCAGAATAATCGGGATTGGTCTGCCTATACGTAATACCTGCTCATTTTTTCTCAGAATGAAAGAACTTCCCCCCGCAGGGAGCGGTTGTTTTTTGTTTTGATAGAGTTCAGCACAGGCAGGGAGATGTCTGTGCTTTTTTATTTCTTCTTAATTTTTATAGTTCTTTTTACTAAAGGAGGATTTTAATGAACAAGCAAGTAACCTTTGAGCAAGTTTCACTGAACACTGAATGTTTTGGTAATCCGGATAACCCTGCAATTCTTTTAATTATGGGGGCGGCAAGTTCTATGATCTGGTGGGAAACCCCTTTCTGCCAACTACTAGCTGATCAAGGATTCTTTGTCATCCGCTACGACAACCGGGATACGGGTAAATCCACTTCTTATCCTCCCGGCAAGCCGGAATATACGTTCGAGGATTTGGCGGATGATGCAATCCGGGTACTGGATAGTTACACCGTAGAAAAGGCTGTTATTATGGGGATGTCTATGGGCGGCATGCTGACCCAAATGATAGCCCTGCGCCATCCTGAACGTGTACGCGGTATTGTCCTGTTATCGTCCATGTATTTTGCAGCCGGTGCTGAAAATTTGCCCTACTCCTCCGAGGAAGTTAACGAATTTTTTGCCTCATTCGGGCAAAATGAGCCGGAGAATGATCATGAACTTTTAGAATATGCAATCCGTCAATGGCGGGTTACTAATAAAAGCAGCCGTCCCAAAGATGTGGAACACATCAGAGCTATGCTTAAGCTGGATATTGAAAGAGCGGCCAACTATGCCAGCCGCGTCAATCATTCTTATGCTCAGGTAACAGGTGACGAACTTGGCAGGATTGCTGAAATTCAAACTCCCGCCCTGGTTATTCACGGTACGGAGGATGTGGTCATTCCCTATATCCACGGTGAAATGCTGGCGGGAACTATCCCGGATTCAGTCCTTTACACCATGGAAGGGGCAGGCCACGAACTTCATCCCCAGGATTATATACCGGTGGTCAAACAAATTGTCAGCCGGTTTGCACCGTAATCATTTTATAAAGCACTTTTATTTGACAATAATTTATCCAAATATATGGATTTAAACTGTTTACTAGCCAGTATCTGCTTTAAAGGCGGCAATTTAAGAATAACTCCAAGCACTGCTGCCATGGCACGATGATTGGCAAATGCCTGGTTATCAAATATGAGATTTTGGAGGGTTCCTTTTTCGATTGCTTGCAGTACAAATCTATGGGTACTATTCACCGGTGTAATGACTTGAACCTCTCGGCCTACTAATTCAATGGCATTTTTGGGACAACTTCGCACACATACACCACAGCCAAGGCATACCTCATTATCTACTTGTGCCGCCGCCTTACCCTCTTTGTTGTCTGGCCTGGAAATTGCTGATACCGGGCATACCGTTTCACATTTACCGCATCCTACGCATTCTTCCGAAATCTTAGGTATGTAATTTGTCGTGGCCACCGGCTGCATTGGGCTGAATTTTCTTGCTGCTTGCAGGGCTTCACAACAACAACCGCAACAATTGCAAATAAATGCCGGGTCTTCACGAACATTTTCGCCTATTTGCACCAGATTAGCTGCATAAGAACGTTCTAAGACATCCATTGCCTCTTTCTTATCAATTAATCTCGCATGCTGCCCATGTTCTGCAAGAGAACGGGCAACATTTCCAAAGGTGAGGCAAACATCCAATGGAGCATTTATTGCACAGGGGTGGCCTGTATGTAACATCTTATGCCTGCAATAACAAGTTCCCAGGCCTATATGAGCTGCTTCCTCAATAATATGGCTTGCTCTTTCATAATCCAGAATATGAATTGTCTTATCATTCGTCAAAATTGGCTCCTGCACATAAACCCGCCCAAGACGGGTCTCTGTTGCGAAAAATAAGTCCTTAACAAAATCTTCTTCTACATTCATGTATTGATAATACAATTCACTTAAATATTTCTGATCAATGTCGCCCCTTGTACGCATCAAGGCAAATTCAATAAATCCTGCCATTGGTGGCGGCATTACAAATTGACGTACTCCATTATAAAATGAATCCACAAGTAAGGCCTTCTGGCAAAGATGCTCTAAAAAAGCTTCCGCTTTCCCTTCACTGGTATTCCAGATTTTTGCTGCTTTCTTGGCAGTAAATGGACGAACCGGCAATAGCGCGACCCATTTGGCTTCAGTATCCGTATACAAAACTTGCAAAATATTATACAGGCTGTCCGATGGCGGAGCCCCTTGTGTAAACCAATTGATTCTTTCTTCTAAATTCTTATAGGCATCTTTACTTGTAATATGTCCCATGGATTCACCTTCCTAATATTAAGTTCATGCCTTGAGGATACAAAAAGTATACCGCATTTCCTTTTACTATGCATAATCCTCCAATTACGTGGTGATTAAGGGCCAATTGATTGCCCTAGAATTCAACACACTTTCTGGTAAACCCTTCTCCATTCCAATAAAAATAGCACTTTACTCCCATAATATAAAAAGGGCCAGATCATCTCATTGATCTGGCTCTGAATCTTGTGACAAATTTGCTTGGTTCTGGGCAATCAGCTAATTAAGTCAACCTCCCTGCCTGCGCTGCCGCTAAGAACGAAAACACTGTTTTCGCCGTAGGACAGGGGCTTCCGGCCAGCTCAATTTCTTGTCCCACGCTATCTTCTTTGGTAGATAGCTCACCTTAGGGATACAAAGATTGACTACAGCCGGCAGCAGTATGCCTTCTATTACCTTTTAAGCCTTCGGCTTGCGATAATAGGTATTCTCCAAAGGATATTTATATCTGAATACCCCATCTTTTTTATAGTAGGCATTTTGACAGGCCGGAGCACCCATAACACACACGATTTCTCCAACCCCCTTAGCTCCGAATGCTATATCAGGGCCGTTTTTCCCAATCAAATGGACCTCGACAGGCGGCATTTGCTGTGCTTTAAAAAGCCCTAATGTACCAAGTTTTACTTGAGGAATCCCATCTTTTAAGGGAAAGTCTTCCGTTAAAGCATAGCCCAGCCCCATAGCTACACCACCTTCGACCTGACCGCAGACGGAAAGCGGATTGATTACTCTGCCCACGTCATGAGCCGCAATAACTTTTACAACTTTCCCTTCTTTATCTATGATAAAAAGCTGGGTTGCATAGCCATAGGCTACATGGCTTACGGGATTAGGTTTTGGCGAACCGATAGGATCGGTTTTAAACTCGAACTCTCCTATATATTCATTTCCTTCCAAATCCCCCAAGGAACTCCCTTTCTCCAAGTCAGCTTTTAATTTCAAGGATGATTGACGTGCCGCTTCTCCCGCAAAGACAGTTTGACGGGATGCCGTTGTTGTACCCGAGTCAGGAGTATATTTGGTGTCCGGATGTTCTACGACAACCTGATTCGTCAGCAAGCCTGTTGTATCGCAAACCACCTGAGTCAAAACGGTCTGTACTCCTTGCCCGATGGCACCTGCTGAGGATCTGACATGTACTTTGCCATCAATTATTTTTAAATTGCAACGTCCAATATCACGAACACCTACTCCAACCCCTGCATTTTTCATAGCAGATGCGATGCCGACGAAGTAATCCGGATCAGCTTCATACTTTTCAAACTCTTCTTTGACCGCTTCCAAGGTATCTACCATTGCCGAACCTTCATCCGCAATCTGTCCATTGGGCAGGGACTGACCGGGTCTGATGGCATTGCGATAACGGATCTCCCAGCCGGAAATACCGGCTTTTTCCGCAAGCTGATTGATGAGGCATTCGACGACTGCACAGGATTGGGTTACTCCAAAGCCGCGAAAGGCACCGGCTGGAGGGTTATTTGTATAATAGGCATTTCCTTCAATATCGACATTTTGATAATTATAAGGACCACCGGCATGGGTACAAGCTCTTTGCAGTACCGGGCCGCCCAGAGAAGCATAAGCGCCCGTATCGGAAATAATTCTTGCTTTCATCCCTTGCAATATACCATTTTCATCGCAGCCAATCTTACAATAAATTTCCATAGCATGGCGTTTGGGATGATAGTTTATACTCTCCTGGCGGCTAAAAGAAACGTTTACCGGTCGTTTTGTCAGATAGGCACAAAGGGCAGCCTGATGCTGAACGCTCATATCTTCCTTGCCGCCAAATCCTCCTCCAACAACGGCACTTTGGATTCTGACTTTTTCCAAGGGCAGTCCGAGATAAGCACTGATTTCATGGAATTCATCATAAATTCCTTGCCCCCCTGTAATCACCTTAACACCATCTCCATCAGGAAGAGCAACCGCAGTTTCCGGTTCCATAAAGGCGTGTTCTGTTGGCGGCATATGAAAAGTACCTTCGACGACAAATTTAGCATTTTTAAGTGCAGTTTCCGCATCACCCCGTTTTACTTCTTCATGGTCAAAAAGGTTATTTTCAGGAATGCGAAACTTCCCAAATTGCATAAATCCTTCACCATGAATTTGATGGGCACCCGGAATTTCAGCTTCTTGAGGCGTACAAATCGGTTTCAGTGGTTCGTATTGGACTTCTACAGCTTTTACAGCCGCGATCGCCTGTTCTCTCGTTTCGGCAACCACCATGGCCAGTGTATCCCCACAACACTTTGTTTGTTCTCCCACATCAATCATACCCGGCCAGTCCTGTGCCAAATGACCGATATATCTCTGGCCCGGAATATCTTTGGCCGTATAGATGGCAACAACCCCCGGCATGATGAGGGCCTTGCTTATATCAATGGCCAGTATTTTGGCACGAGCAAATTTACTGAAGACATTCTTGCCATAAAGCATTCCGGGAAAGCTAAAATCATTAGCGTACATGGCCGTTCCCAGGGTTTTGGGAATAGCATCAACACGGCAGGTTTTCTCTCCTATCTTCCCGGTTTGGGCTATTTCAGGTACCTCCAGGTTTTCCCTTAGTATTTTTGCAGCTAAAAGAATCCCATCTTCAATTTTAGCGTAACCTGTACACCTGCAGATATTGGTGCGGATTGATCGTTTTACATCCTCTCTGGTTGGATCAGGATTTTGGTCTATCAAAGATTTCCCGCTGATAACCATGCCCGGAATACAGAAGCCGCATTGTACAGCTCCGCTGACCGCGAAAGCATAGCCAAATACTTGTCTTTCTCTCTCTGTAAATCCCTCTATTGTTTGGACCTTTTTCCCACCCAATTTAGAAAGCTTTTGAATACAAGCACGAGCTGTCTTGCCATCAACAATAACAGTACAAGTTCCGCAAACACCTTCTTGGCAGCCATTCTTTACTGAGGTTATTTTGAGTTTTTCACGCAAAAAATTCATCAAGCTCATATCGGTTTCCGATTGATAATCTTTTCCATTTACATTTACTATAAACATTTTACTCCCGCTTTCTGACTATCAATTAGCCTGCAAATGTCTCTTGAGCATGAACATTAACTATTGGTGTTATTTATATATGTACCTGGATTCCTTTTAGCCAGTATAGCATCAACCATTACTTGGGGTGCTATACTGGCTATTGAAGGGGCGAAGGCATCATTCCTTCTAATAATTGTAGGCTTTTCAATTTCAAGAATGATTATACTAGTCTAATTTACCAAGACGTCTGAGCATGGTTTTTTCTACCGCAGTAACAACATTTTCATATCCGGTGCATCGGCAAAGATGACCCGAAAGAAGCTTTCTTAATTGATCTCTGTTATATTCCTTACCCGTTTCCAGTATTTCAACGGACGTCATAATAAATCCCGGAGTACAGAAGCCGCACTGGATAGCTGTTTCATCGATAAATGACTGCTGAATGTCGGAAAGCTCCCCATTAGGTCCCAGCAGACTTTCCAGGGTACGAATCTTCTTTCCTTCCGCCCAGACAGCCAGGTAAATACAAGAATTAAAGCATTCCCCATCGATAAGCACGTTACAGGCTCCGCACTCCCCAACCTCACAGCCTTTTTTTACTGAGGTGAGGCGGTAATCGTTTCTCAGCATATCCGTCAGGGAAGCGCGGACATCGACCATGGTTTCAACGTCCTTGCCGTTGATGTTGCATTTTACCAGTTTATATTGTGCAGACATTAAATCTCACCTCCGGACAATCTGATGGCTTCGATTAAACAGCGCTCTGCCAGTTCCACGGCAATGTGCTGACGGAATGCTTTGGAAGCACGCCAGCTGTCACGGGGATTGATATCCTCAAGCACGCCGGCAGCAAAGGCCTTCACTGTCTCACTGCAGACAGGCTGACCATTGGCTTTAACTTCCGCCGCAGGACAGCGCATGGGAACAGGACCGGCAACGCCATAAGCTATCCGGGCCTTGATGATGGTTTTTTTGTCCTCTGAAAGCTTAACATTGACTGAACAGCCTGTCGTTGCAATATCCATGGCATTTCTCATGGCATACTTGATATAGTGCCCTTTATAGCCTACGTAGCTTTCCTTCGGAATGATAATAGCCGTCTGGATTTCTC encodes the following:
- the rlmD gene encoding 23S rRNA (uracil(1939)-C(5))-methyltransferase RlmD, whose protein sequence is MKSKYPVNGKNNAAGGVINKVIDLEVLRLTSEGMAVGYYEGKATFVPGLLPGEIGQVQIVEVKKNWQRGKLLGILKASADRVKPPCSVFSVCGGCQLQHLKYEQTLAWKKQWVADALVRIGKIPLDSVTIQPTIGMDDPWRYRNKARLHYGEQGILGYYQEKSKATVPFADCLLISEEMNRWVREAEELLGKGDRKSFPQLTSMTFRENSRGEGMLILDSLPDTFLADVSWPVAQKLGEWVGPGKEWKGAEPAKEAGAGLRWVWGINSSGEPERIAGQGDFTEDVLGGEFKISPLAFLQVNLTQTRRLYSTVLDWAELSTEKVAWDLYCGIGTITLALASKAKKVWGIEENPYAVADARENARRNGINNAEFIAGKVEDTFRQIIDRPDIVVLDPPRAGAHKRVLDRLLELGPDQIIYVSCDPGTLARDLEILQSGGYRVAEVQPVDMFPWTVHVECVVTLEQA
- a CDS encoding alpha/beta fold hydrolase, which translates into the protein MLKKVLLALGIIIAAAASALGIYAYKNMNYDKRPLEKTYKAGYQEKQITLAGGTILNYAEGPDNGPALLLIHGQSMEWEDYARVLPGLSEYYHVYAIDCHGHGESSHDSAKYTGVAMGQDFVRFIENVIGEPCVVSGHSSGGILAAWIAANAPQDVLGIVLEDPPFFSVEPEEMQNTFVWLENFETVHNFRKQTGTDDYVVYYMENSYLWGMFGDLRKFVAASARKYRAEHPGEPLKLWYVPYQWIHGTLYLDDFDLGFSETFYTGSWFEGFNQQKTLSQINCPSVYIKAATQYGKDGVLYAANSDEDAEKVHSLIKGNEMTTIKSGHDIHFEHPDKFVQIMAEFLNRIRRIP
- a CDS encoding alpha/beta fold hydrolase is translated as MNKQVTFEQVSLNTECFGNPDNPAILLIMGAASSMIWWETPFCQLLADQGFFVIRYDNRDTGKSTSYPPGKPEYTFEDLADDAIRVLDSYTVEKAVIMGMSMGGMLTQMIALRHPERVRGIVLLSSMYFAAGAENLPYSSEEVNEFFASFGQNEPENDHELLEYAIRQWRVTNKSSRPKDVEHIRAMLKLDIERAANYASRVNHSYAQVTGDELGRIAEIQTPALVIHGTEDVVIPYIHGEMLAGTIPDSVLYTMEGAGHELHPQDYIPVVKQIVSRFAP
- a CDS encoding 4Fe-4S dicluster domain-containing protein, coding for MGHITSKDAYKNLEERINWFTQGAPPSDSLYNILQVLYTDTEAKWVALLPVRPFTAKKAAKIWNTSEGKAEAFLEHLCQKALLVDSFYNGVRQFVMPPPMAGFIEFALMRTRGDIDQKYLSELYYQYMNVEEDFVKDLFFATETRLGRVYVQEPILTNDKTIHILDYERASHIIEEAAHIGLGTCYCRHKMLHTGHPCAINAPLDVCLTFGNVARSLAEHGQHARLIDKKEAMDVLERSYAANLVQIGENVREDPAFICNCCGCCCEALQAARKFSPMQPVATTNYIPKISEECVGCGKCETVCPVSAISRPDNKEGKAAAQVDNEVCLGCGVCVRSCPKNAIELVGREVQVITPVNSTHRFVLQAIEKGTLQNLIFDNQAFANHRAMAAVLGVILKLPPLKQILASKQFKSIYLDKLLSNKSAL
- the xdh gene encoding selenium-dependent xanthine dehydrogenase, whose product is MFIVNVNGKDYQSETDMSLMNFLREKLKITSVKNGCQEGVCGTCTVIVDGKTARACIQKLSKLGGKKVQTIEGFTERERQVFGYAFAVSGAVQCGFCIPGMVISGKSLIDQNPDPTREDVKRSIRTNICRCTGYAKIEDGILLAAKILRENLEVPEIAQTGKIGEKTCRVDAIPKTLGTAMYANDFSFPGMLYGKNVFSKFARAKILAIDISKALIMPGVVAIYTAKDIPGQRYIGHLAQDWPGMIDVGEQTKCCGDTLAMVVAETREQAIAAVKAVEVQYEPLKPICTPQEAEIPGAHQIHGEGFMQFGKFRIPENNLFDHEEVKRGDAETALKNAKFVVEGTFHMPPTEHAFMEPETAVALPDGDGVKVITGGQGIYDEFHEISAYLGLPLEKVRIQSAVVGGGFGGKEDMSVQHQAALCAYLTKRPVNVSFSRQESINYHPKRHAMEIYCKIGCDENGILQGMKARIISDTGAYASLGGPVLQRACTHAGGPYNYQNVDIEGNAYYTNNPPAGAFRGFGVTQSCAVVECLINQLAEKAGISGWEIRYRNAIRPGQSLPNGQIADEGSAMVDTLEAVKEEFEKYEADPDYFVGIASAMKNAGVGVGVRDIGRCNLKIIDGKVHVRSSAGAIGQGVQTVLTQVVCDTTGLLTNQVVVEHPDTKYTPDSGTTTASRQTVFAGEAARQSSLKLKADLEKGSSLGDLEGNEYIGEFEFKTDPIGSPKPNPVSHVAYGYATQLFIIDKEGKVVKVIAAHDVGRVINPLSVCGQVEGGVAMGLGYALTEDFPLKDGIPQVKLGTLGLFKAQQMPPVEVHLIGKNGPDIAFGAKGVGEIVCVMGAPACQNAYYKKDGVFRYKYPLENTYYRKPKA
- the xdhC gene encoding xanthine dehydrogenase subunit XdhC; its protein translation is MSAQYKLVKCNINGKDVETMVDVRASLTDMLRNDYRLTSVKKGCEVGECGACNVLIDGECFNSCIYLAVWAEGKKIRTLESLLGPNGELSDIQQSFIDETAIQCGFCTPGFIMTSVEILETGKEYNRDQLRKLLSGHLCRCTGYENVVTAVEKTMLRRLGKLD